In Vulpes vulpes isolate BD-2025 unplaced genomic scaffold, VulVul3 Bu000000655, whole genome shotgun sequence, one DNA window encodes the following:
- the LOC140596639 gene encoding small ribosomal subunit protein uS11 isoform X2 translates to MAPRKGKEKKEEQVISLGPQVAEGENVFGVCHIFASFNDTFVHVTDLSGKETICRVTGGMKVKADRDESSPYAAMLAAQDVAQRCKELGITALHIKLRATGGNRTKTPGPGAQSALRALARSGMKIGRIEDVTPIPSDSTRRKGGRRGRRL, encoded by the coding sequence ATGGCACCTCgtaaggggaaggaaaagaaggaagaacaggtcATCAGCCTTGGACCTCAAGTTGCTGAAGGAGAAAATGTGTTTGGTGTCTGCCACATATTTGCATCCTTCAATGACACTTTTGTCCATGTCACTGATCTTTCTGGCAAGGAAACCATCTGTCGTGTAACTGGTGGGATGAAGGTGAAGGCTGACCGAGATGAGTCTTCTCCCTACGCTGCCATGTTGGCTGCCCAGGATGTAGCCCAGAGGTGCAAGGAGCTGGGTATCACTGCTCTCCACATCAAACTCCGAgccacaggaggaaatagaaccaAGACCCCTGGACCTGGGGCCCAGTCAGCCCTCAGAGCCCTTGCCCGCTCAGGAATGAAGATTGGGCGGATTGAGGatgtcacccccatcccctccgaTAGCACCCGCAGGAAGGGGGGTCGCCGTGGTCGCCGTCTGTGA